In the Pedobacter cryoconitis genome, AGCAGCATTTGGTTTGCCGCTGATTGAACTGATTGACTTCAAGATGAATAAGCCTCAGGCTTTAATTCTATGCCCTACCCGGGAGCTTTGCTTGCAAATTGCCAGCGACATCAAAAATTACTCAAAAAACACGCCTGGTGCTAGTGTTGTTGCCGTTTACGGTGGCGCGAACATTGTGCAGCAATTGCGTGAAATTAGAAACGGTGTACAAGTAGTTGTAGCTACACCGGGTCGTATGTTAGACATTATCGGTCGTAAGGCTATAGATTTCAGTAGTGTGAAATATGTAGTTCTTGATGAGGCTGACGAAATGCTGAACATGGGCTTCCAGGAAGACATTAATGATATCTTGTCTACTACACCTGACGACAAAAAAACCTGGTTGTTTTCAGCTACTATGCCTCCTGAGGTTAGAAGAATAGCTAAAAACTACATGGACAACCCTACTGAGTTGACTATGGGGACCAAAAACACTGGTAACGTAAATATTGAGCATGAGTACTATGTAGTACGTGCCAGAGATAAATATGCTGCCTTAAAACGTATTGTAGATTTCAACCCTGAAATTTTCGCAGTAGTTTTCTGTAAAACCAAAATGGATACACAGGATGTTGCTGAGAACCTGATTAAGGATGGTTACAATGCTGATGCTTTGCATGGTGACTTATCACAACAACAACGTGATAAAGTTATGCAACGCTTCCGTGACCGTAACATGCAGTTATTAATTGCTACAGATGTTGCAGCACGTGGTATCGATGTAAATAACGTAACTCACGTTGTTAACTATTCATTACCTGATGAAATTGAAAGTTATACCCACAGAAGTGGTCGTACAGGAAGAGCTGGTAAATCTGGTATTTCTATCTGTATCATCAACTCTAAGGAAACTGGAAAAATCCGTCAGATTGAAAGAATCATCGGTAAAGCATTTACTAAAGCTGAATTACCTACAGGATTTGATGTTTGCGAAAAACAACTTTTCTCATTGGTTCACAAAGTTCACAACGTTGAAGTAAATGAAGCACAAATTGAGCAGTACATTCCAAGAATCATGGATGAATTTGCTGAATTAAGCAAAGAAGAAGTGATCAAACGTTTTGCATCTTTAGAGTTTAACCGCTTTTTAGAGTATTACAAAAATGCACCTGATTTAAATGCAGCTGCTACTGATGAGCGTGGTGAACGTTCTGAGCGTGGTGCAAGAGGTGCTAGAAACAGTGATTTTACCCGTTTGTTTATCAACGTAGGTTCGGTAGATGAATTTACAAGAGGTGATTTATTATCTTTTGTTTGTAACAATGGTAAAATCAGTGGAAAAAACATTGGTAAAATTGACCTTAAAGGTGTGTATTCATTCTTTGAAGTTGAAAATGCTATTGTTGATTCATTGTTCGCAAATTTCAAAGACATCCAGTTCAATAACAGAAGTGTTAGAATTGAAAAATCTGGCGACGCTCCTGAAGGTGGCGAAAGAAGATCTGGTGGTGGAGAAAGAAGAAGCTATAGCGGTGGTGGCGACAGAAGAAGTTCTGGCGGCGGAGAAAGAAAAAGCTATGGTGGTGGTGAAAGAAAGAGTTATGGCGGTGGCGGTGGCGAAAGAAAAAGCTACGGTGGCGGTAATTCTGGTGGAAGCGGAAGACGTGAAGGTGGAAGCAGTGCTGGAGGTTTCAGAGATTTCTCTGGTAAACCACGCGAAGGTGGAAGCGGAACGGGCGAAAGAAGACGCAGATCTTAATCACAACCCAAATATAAAATTTAGCAGCCCGATTTATCGGGCTGTTTTTTTTTGCGGGGTTTTTCTGGGGGAAATAAAAAAAGCTTTGCTACATGCCGACGGCGCTACTTGCCTGAAGGGGCAAGATAACGCCGTCGGCACGTTAGCATAGACTTTTCTTTATTTCTCACCGGCTACTAGTCAGCCCAAATAAATAACCCCGCTATTCGCAAGAATAGCGGGGTTATTTATTTGGGCTGACTAGTAGCCGAGGCCTTTGTCGTTACCTCTTGGGTCTGCTCCTGTTTCCAAGGTTCCGTCTGATTTAATCAGGATGGCGTCAACACGTCCCATTGGTTCACGTTCTGTGATTTTATAGCCTTTGTATTCTAATTTAATTCTTGTAGCATCATCGATAGCACCTTTTTCCACGAAAACTTCATCTGGCAACCATTGATGGTGAAATCTTGGAGCTGCAACTGCCTGCTGCATGTTTTGCCCGAATGCCAATACATTTAGGATCGTTTGGAAAACTGAAGTGATGATGGTTGATCCGCCGGGTGTACCGACTACCATTCTTAATTTCCCATCTTCTTCAATAATGGTAGGCGTCATTGAGCTCAGCATTCTTTTGCCGGGAACAATAGAATTTGCTTCTCCACCAACTAAACCGTACATGTTTGGAGTACCTGGTTTAACGGAGAAGTCATCCATTTCATTGTTCATGATGAAGCCTCCACCATCCACAATAACAAGCGAGCCATAAGATCCGTTTAAGGTCGTTGTAGCTGATACCGCATTACCTTCATTGTCTACGATGGAATAATGGGTAGTTTGCTCGCTTTCTTTTAAAGGAAGGGTCCCGGGTTTAACCTCGGAACTTGGGGTAGCTTTGTTAAAGTTGATTCCCTTGGTTCTTGAATGGATGTAATTGGCACTTAAAAGGGCAGTCTGAGGGACTTTAAAGAAGTCCGGATCGCCTAAGTAAGTTGCACGGTCTGCATAGGCTCTGCGTTCTACTTCAATCATTAACTGAACTGTAGAATCTCTTTGAAAGCCCCATTTGCTTAAGGGGTAATCACTTACTTGTTTGAGCATTGTAATTAATGCAATACCACCACTGGATGGTGGAGGCATAGAGATTACTGTATAATTTTTGTATTTGCCTGAGACGGTTTTTCTCCATACGGACTGGTACTCTTTTAAGTCTTTTGTGGTGATTACTCCATTGGTGTTTTGCATTGAGGCTACAATTGCAGCTGCCACTGGTCCTTCATAAAAGCCTTTTCTGCCGTTATCTCTGATTAGTTTCAGTGTTTTTGCCAACTGTGGTTGCCTCAATAAGTCACCGGCTTTCCATAAATCATTTTTCACGAAGGCCACTGGTTTCTTGTTGTATTTTAAGAATCTTTCTTTATGACTGTTTAATTCTGAAGCTTGCTGCGCAGTGATCTGGAATCCATTCTGTGCCAGGTCTATGGCAGGCTGAATATCTTTTTTCCAGCTTAATTTACCGTATTTGTTATAGGCCTTTACCATTCCGTCAACAGTCCCGGGAATTCCTGAAGCTAAGGTACCATACAGGCTTTTATCTGTAATTGCGTTACCCTGAGCATCCAGGTACATATCTCTGGAAGCTTTTTCAGGGGCTTTTTCTCTATAATCCAACGCATCTGAATCTCCACCTTTACCCCTGTAAACCAGGAATCCTCCGCCACCAATATTTCCCGCATTCGGATAAACTACAGCCAAAGCGAATTGTACGGCTATTGCTGCGTCAATTGCATTTCCACCACGCTTAATAATCGCAACGCCGACTTTAGAGGCTTCGGGATGCGCTGTAACAACCGCAGCATGTTTGAATTGGTTTAATTCCTGCCCGCTTGCGTTTGCCGTCAGGGAAACTATGAGTCCCAGACAAAGAGGGGCCAGCAGCAGGTTTGATATTGATGTTTTTGATTTCATGGTTAGCATAAATTATAAAAAATCCTGCCGGTGGGCCTTTAGCCTGTTTAAACTGAAACAGGCTCTCCTGCAGGAAAACGTATTAAATTTAAAGAATTATATCGGAATTAAAAGTTAAGGGAGAGCCTGGTCAATACATATCTGCCCAGAAAACCGAATTGAGGAGCCTGGTTAGGGTATACTATACCTGAAGTTCCCTGAGTGCATTCAGTAAAGAATAGTTGATTGTTTAATGAATAGTTGATAAAAAAGAGACAAAAAAAATCCGGACCTGACGGTCCGGATTGAAGTTATTTTATAGTCTGACTTATTTGCCAGTTGGTTTGTCTTATTTGCCAGCTGGTTTATCTTTGATTTGTGAGGCTTTAAGATAAACTTTAGCTCCTTTTTTATTGATGTAATATTTACGGTTTTTTCCGTTGATATAAACATCTGAACCATCTGGTGCAATTTTACCTTTATAAGTTTTGTCGCCTACTTTTGAAACGCCTTTTACCGCTACTTCTGCTGTTTTATTACCAACCGATGAAGCTGTATGTTCGATTTTCTCCCCAACTGTTTTCTTTTTTTCCTGCGCCTGAGTAGAAAGAGAAATTGTACCCACCAATGCCAGGGTTAATAAACCCACTAGATATTTCTTGTTCATATGATATGATTATTTTAAGTTTTCCATTTGTAGTTAACTAGCTTCCCCTTTGGTCGCTGAAAAACACACAAGTATAATCCATATAACAATCTGATAATTATATTGTTTTAATTTAGTTGCTCGGTCAGTAAAGCCATTTCAATTTGCGGAGAATGACGCTCATAGAGTATCGCATATACTGCACGGCAGATTGGCATTTCAACTTTATATTTTTTGTTGACCACATGCATACAGCTTGCTGCATAATAGCCTTCAGCAATCATATTCATCTCCAATTGCGCAGATTTAACAGTATAGCCCTTCCCTATCATATTACCGAATGTCCGGTTACGGCTGAATTGAGAATAGGCAGTTACCAGCAGATCACCCAGGTAAGCAGACTCTTTGATATCACGGCTTATAGGATGTACAGCCTCTACAAACCGGTTGATCTCACGAATTGCATTAGAGATCAAAACAGCCTGAAAGTTATCACCGTAGCCTATTCCATGACAAATCCCACTGGCTACTGCATAAATATTTTTCAATACTGCAGCATATTCAGTACCGAAAATATCATCTGATATGTTGGTTTTGATATATCTTGTATTCAATAATTTAGAAAAGCTGCCGGCAGTTTCCAGGTTAATGGATGCTATAGTCAAATAAGATAATTTTTCCAATGCAACTTCTTCTGCATGACATGGCCCGCTGATCACCAGAATATCATCCAAAGGAACATTAAATTTATCATTCATAAACTCACCGATAATCTGGTTTTCATCAGGAACGATTCCTTTGATGGCTGAAACAATCTTTTTACCTGCCAGCATTTCCGGGGTAACCCCACTCAGCGATTCTTTAAGAAAAGCAGCCGGTACATTCAGAATGATATAATCTGCTTGTTTAATAATATGGCAGATATCATTAGAGATATTATCTTCTGGTATTCTAAGCTCAACAGAACTCAGGTATTTTGGATTGTGTTTGTACTGCTTCAGGTGTGCAATTGATGCGGTATCACGCAGCCACCAATAGATCTCTTTTTCGGTAAGATTATCTGAAAGCATTTTTATGACCGCAGTTGCCCAACTACCGCCACCAATCATTGCGACTCTTGGTATCATCATATATAAATAAAAAATCCCGGCTTAATGTTTTAAACCGGGACAAATTACTTAATTTATTGCGAACAGCCTGTCTTACTTCTTCTCAGATTTAGAAACTGACTGATCTTTAACATCTTTTTCTACTTTCATTCCGTCTTTCAATTTGTTCTGAACGGTTGAGTATGGCCCACTTACAATCTCAGTTCCTTCTTTCAATCCGCTTTTAACCTGGATATATTTATCGTCCTGGATACCAGTTGTCACCTCGACTTTTTTCACTTTACCATCAGCATAGGTATATACATATTGTTTAATGGCTTTGTCGTTCAGCTTACTTTTCTGTTTCCCGTCAGCAGGATCTTCCTCTTTGTCTTCTTTACCAACATCTTTTTTAAGGCCTTCTACAAAGACAGCCATGATAGGGACTGATAAACTTTTTACGGAAGAGCTTTCGATATCAACTGTCGCTGATAAACCTGGTCTGAATGGAGATGGAAGATCTTTTGCCCCACCTTTAATTCCTGTATAGGAATCTGCCGAGATACGGACTTTTACTACGAAATTAGTCACCTGATCAACTGTTGTTGTGGCTACGGCAATATCTTTAGAAGAACTGGCTATTTCAGTAACTACACCTTTAAACTTCTTATCATCAAAAGCATCAACCTGAATTGCTGCATTGTCACCCACATTTACCCGGTTAATATCATTTTCATTCACATCAACATTGACCTCCATTGTACTCAGGTTAGAGATTCTCATCAACTCTGTACCAGCAAACTGAGCCGTTCCCAATACCCTGTCCCCAAGTTCTACAGATAATTTAGAGATCACACCGTCAACTGGTGAAAATACAGTAGCTTTTGCCAGGTTGGCACTCGCTTCCTGAACTCCTGCGCCTGTTTGTGCCAGGTTATACTTCGCAGCAATCAAAGATTGCTTTGCACCGTCCAAATTCGTTTTACCCGTCACATAAGCCGCTTTAGCAGCATCAAATTCTGAAACTGAAATCACTTTCTTTTTGAACAATTCTACATTACGCTTGTAGATAGCTTCCTGATTGACAAAATTAGCCTCAGCTTGTTTGAGCTGCTGCGCTGCCGATCCTACAGAAGCTTTCTGTGCGCTAAAAGTTGCACTGGCTCTATCCAAGCCAGATTTCAATACGTCTGGTCTGATTCTAAACAAAAGCTGACCTTTTTTAACGATATCTCCTTCTTTAACACGCAATTCCACAACCTCACCTGATACCTCAGAACTTACTTTAACCTCTGTTTCCGGTTTAATTTTACCACTTGCAGTAACGGTTTCAATGATATTTCTGGTTTTCGCTTTTTCTATCGTAACTTTTTCAGCTTTATCACCGCCTATCAATCCGGTCAATTTACCGGCAATTAATAAGACAATAAGCGCTCCTACGGCGATGAGTATGTATTTTAGTTTCATTTCTATTTTATTTATGGTCTGAGCTTAAAAGGTTATCTGTTTGCCTAAGTAATAATCTATAACTTTTGATTTAAACAGTAAGTCGTATTTTGACTGGATAAAATCAACTTCTGCTTTATTTCTGTTTGTTCTTGAAGTATTGTAATCTAATGAATTTACCAAACCTACTGCATAACGTTGTTCAATTACGTTAAAAGCATCTTTTTGGGCATTAAAAGTATTTTCGTTTGACTTATATCTGCTGTCGGCAGCTCTTAAATCGGCCACTGCCTGAGCAATCACCTTATTCAAATTGTTCTTGGCAAGCTGCTCACTGATTTTACTCGTTTCGTAAGAGATCTTTGCTCTTTTCACATTTGATCTCACGGTATAGCCATTGAAGATTGGAATAGAAAGTGAAAAGCCAACATTCTGATAAAAGTTATTGCTGATCTGGTCATTTAAATGTGAATCGGCAGGAAATCCTACTGTTTTTGTACCCAGTGTGTAAGAATATCTTGATCCAAGGCCAGCACCTACTGCAAGTTTAGGATAATAAGATCCTTTAGCCACATCGACTGCTTTTTCAGCAGCTCTTCTGTTTAATTCTGCCAGTTTAATATCCGGAAAAAATGACAATGAAGTATTGTAAACATCATTCACGTCATAGATTTTTTGCGCTTCTGCGATATCTTTAATCGTTGGCTTAACTACGGTATAATTCTGAGAGTCAGGGCGCATTTCCATTAACTGAGAAAGTGTCAGGTATGAAATAGTTAACTGGTTTTGCGCATTGGTTACATTCAGTTCGGCTGTGGCTGTCTGTGCCTTTGCCTGTGAAATATCTGCCAGCGTTTTATTTCCGGCTTCCAGCAAAGATTGCTCGCGTCTTTGTGTTTCTTGTGCAACCAGCAGTTGTTCTTTGGAAGCTTTTAATAAATCAGTGTTAAATACTACTTGAAAATAAGAAGTTACCACTTGTAAAACAAGATCATTCTTAATTTTGTCCAGGTTACTGTTTCCTGCTTCCAGTAAGATTTTGTTCTGACGGATCTGATTAACCTTACTAAAACCGGCAAATACATCTACCTGCGCACTCAGGCTTCCGTCTCCGGAATAGAAATTCTGTGTAATTAACTGATTCGTTGCAGGGTTCAGACTTCTACCGTAATTCAGCGTATTGTTTATGGCGCCGTTCAAACTTGGATAAAGCGCTGCTTTTGACTGTTCCAGATTTACAGCTGCAGTAGACACATTTAATGATGATTGTTTAATATTCAGGTTATTCTCCAGCATACGATCAATCGCATCCTGAATGGTTAGCGTCTCCTGTGCGTGCAGGTTAGCAGACATACCTATCGTCACCAAACTAAAAGTAACAGCGAAGGTTAATTTTGACAGCATATTTTTAGTAAACATTTTCATTGGTTTTGTATTTTTCTTAAATAAACAACTTATCGATTTTATCAATTTCTTTACAACCATTTGTAATTTCTTACATTTGATCAATGTATCTGGTTAAATCACCTCTTTTATTAAAATGGTATTATCCATCCTTAGTCTGGAACAAAAGCCGGTCTGACAAAGTCGTTTATTTAACCTTTGACGACGGACCTATACCTGTTGTTACAGACTTTGTTTTAAATACTTTAAAAAGCTTCAATTGCAAGGCTACTTTCTTCTGTATTGGTGACAATATAAACAAACATGCCCAAATTTTTGAACAAGTTAAAAGCGAAGGCCATGCGATAGGAAATCACACCTTTAACCACTTAAAAGGCTGGAAAACTGAGGATAACATTTATATTCAGAATTTCGAATCCTGTCAGCAGCTCACCAATACGCATTTGTTTCGTCCGCCTTACGGGAGAATAAAAAAATCTCAGATCAAAGCATTGCGCAAAATTAACCCACAGCTTAATATCATTATGTGGGATGTACTGAGCGGAGACTTTGATGTGAATCTTTCTCCTGAAAAATGTTATGAAAACGTGATCAAAAACACGACGAACGGCTCTATAATCGTATTCCATGACAGCCTGAAAGCATTTGACAGGTTAAAGGTTGCTTTACCGGCCACCTTAAAATTTTTAACCGCTCAAGGTTATAAGTTCCATACGCTTTAATTTTCCTTAGGCTTTACGAAGTTCAGGCCAAAAGCGGAAAAGGGTTAAAAAGACATTCAAACAGCTATTTGAAACTTAGCTGTTCCTATTGTTGTCCATAAATGAACATTATCGTCCGTTAATGGACAGCCTTCAGCGAATGGAGCCAGAGGGAGAAGCATTCATTTTATTTAGAACATGTATAAATAATATAATGAACTTACATAGGTTAGCCTCAGCCTGTTTTTTTTTGTAAATTCGCTACAAATAATTTAAATTATATTACCTTTTAACACATATTATCAATGGCTTTTGATATAGAAATGATCAAAAAGGTGTATGCAAACTTTGGTCCCCGAGTTGAGGCGGCCCGTAAATTAGTAGGCAGACCTTTAACACTCTCAGAAAAAATCTTATATACTCACCTTTGGGATGAAAAAACAAATACTTCTTACGTAAGGGGTACTGATTATGTAGATTTTGCTCCTGACCGTGTAGCTATGCAGGATGCAACTGCCCAAATGGCATTATTGCAGTTTATGCAGGCTGGCAGACCGAAAGTTGCTGTGCCTTCAACGGTACACTGTGATCACTTGATCACTGCAAAATTTGGCGCAGAGCAGGATCTTCCTGCTGCAAATACAGAAAGTAAGGAAGTTTTTGATTTTCTTGCTTCGGTATCCAATAAATATGGTATCGGTTTCTGGAAACCAGGTGCAGGTATTATTCACCAGGTTGTATTGGAAAATTATGCATTTCCAGGTGGAATGATGATCGGAACAGATTCACATACTGTGAATGCTGGCGGTTTAGGTATGGTTGCAATTGGTGTTGGTGGTGCTGATGCTTGTGATGTAATGGCAGGCTTACCATGGGAGCTTAAGTTCCCTAAATTAATTGGTGTAAAGTTAACCGGTAAATTAAGCGGCTGGTCTTCACCTAAAGATGTAATCTTAAAAGTGGCTGGTATCCTGACTGTAAAAGGTGGTACTGGTGCTATTGTTGAATATTTTGGCGAAGGTGCAACGAATATGAGCTGTACTGGTAAAGGTACCATTTGTAATATGGGTGCTGAAATCGGTGCAACGACTTCAACTTTCGGTTATGATGAGAGCATGGAACGTTATTTACGTGCAACCAACAGAGCTGATGTTGCTGATGCTGCCAACGCTGTGAAAGAACACTTAACTGGTGATGCTGAAGTTTATGCTGATCCTGCTAAATATTTTGACCAGGTAATTGAAATTGACTTATCTACACTTGAACCTTATCTGAACGGTCCGTTTACTCCGGATTTAGCGACTCCTATTTCAAAAATGAAAGAGGTTGCTTTAGCTAACGGATGGCCGATGAAAATTGACGTAGGTTTGATCGGATCTTGTACAAACTCTTCTTACGAAGATATTTCAAGAGCGGTAAGTGTAGCAAGACAAGTTGCGGAAAAAGGCTTAACAGCTAAATCTGAATATTGTATTAACCCTGGATCTGAACAAATCCGTTTCACGATACAACGTGATGGATTTATGGAAGTATTCAAACAAATAGGTGCTAAAGTATTTACAAATGCTTGCGGGCCTTGTATTGGAATGTGGGACAGAGTAGGTTCGGAGAAACAAGAGAAAAACACAATCGTTCACTCTTTCAACCGTAACTTCGCTAAACGTGCGGATGGTAACCCGAATACTTTTGCTTTTGTTGGTTCTCCGGAATTGGTAACTGCTTTAGCTATTGCTGGTGACTTAAGCTTCAACCCATTGACAGATACTTTAACCAATGCAAATGGTGAGCAGGTAAAACTGGATGAGCCTACTGGATTTGAATTGCCTCCAAGAGGTTTTGCTGTTGATGACGCAGGTTATCAGGAACCAGCAGCTGATGGAAGCGGTGTTCAGATTTTAGTTTCGCCAACTTCTCACAGGTTGCAATTGCTTGATCCTTTTACTCCATGGGAAGGTAAAGACCTTACAGGTTTAAGATTACTGATCAAAGCGAAAGGAAAATGTACAACTGACCATATTTCTATGGCTGGCCCATGGTTAAAATTCCGTGGTCACCTGGACAATATCTCTAATAACATGCTGATCGGTGCAGTAAATTATTTCAATGATAAAACTGATACCGTTAAAAACTTGTTAACTGGTGAATATGGTCCTGTTCCTGCAACACAACGTGCTTATAAAGCAGATCATATCGGAACTATTGTAGTTGGAGATGAAAACTACGGTGAAGGTTCTTCACGTGAGCATGCGGCCATGGAGCCTCGTCACCTTGGTGTTCGTGCTGTATTGGTTAAATCTTTTGCACGTATCCATGAAACTAACTTGAAAAAACAAGGAATGTTAGGTTTAACATTCGCGAACAAGGAAGATTATGATTTGATCCGTGAGGATGACGTAATTGATATTGTAGGTTTAACAACTTTCACTCCTGATGTACCTTTAACCATTGTGTTAAACCATGCAGATGGCACGAAAGAAGACTTCAAAGTTAACCATAGTTATAATGCGCAGCAGATTGACTGGTTCAAAGCTGGTGGTGCGTTGAATATTATTCGTAAGCAAGTAGCTCAATAATACACTATAACATTATAAAAAAAACCTCCCGTCTTATGGCGGGAGGTTTTTTTTATAATGTTATTTTCCCAGAAATTCCTGCCACCAGTACCCTGATGATTTGATAGTCCTTTGCTGTGTTTTAAAATCATTATGGACTAAACCGAACCTGGCATTAAAGCCCTCTGCCCATTCAAAGTTATCGAGCAGTGTCCAGGCCATATAACCAGTAATGTTGATGCCTTCCTTTTTAGCGCGCAGAACAGCCAGCAGATATAGCCTGAAGTATTCAATTCTTTCGGTGTCATCTATTGCACCTCCTGTTAGCTTATCATTGAAGGCAGCTCCATTTTCTGTAATGACCAGGTTTTTGACCGAAGGATAAGAAGCAAACTGTTTGATTATATTATAAAAGCTATCTCCGTTAATTTCCCAGCCCATGGCGGTATGTGGCTTCTTCCTGTTTTTAGCTTTCACTTCCCACGCTTGTACAACCGGTATAAACGCGTTGTATTTAATCGTCAGCGGAAAATAGTTTTGTAATCCAATAAAATCAAAATCAAATGTCAGACGTTCAGTATGCCGCCAGGTAGAATGTGAAATTGCAAATTTTTCCATGACCTCCCAATCTTGTCCTGGATACCCCATTCCTAATGCAGGCTCTATAAATAACCGGTTCATCAGGCAATCTACCCTGGAGGCTGCCAGAATATCGGCATCACTTTGTGTATAAGGAATGATTTCTGAACAGGAATAGGTAGTTCCGATATTTGCACCGGACACTTCTGCCCTTAAGATCCGTCCTCCATCTGCCTGTGCAATTGCAGTATGATGTACGGCAGAGAAAAAGTTAGTCAACCCTGTTTTTCCTGGTGCATGTACCCCGAGCATATATCCCAAAGAAGTAAAGCCAAAAGGTTCATTTAATACAATCCAGTTTTTCACTTTATCTCCATAAGTTCGTGCACAAAGTGTAACAAAAGCATTAAATGCCGTATTAATGCTAAATGCGGTCCATCCGCCTTCTTCTTCTAAAGCTTCGGGCAGATCCCAGTGGTAAAGTGTGATGTAAGGAGTGATGCCTTGTTCCAGACATTCATC is a window encoding:
- a CDS encoding aconitate hydratase, yielding MAFDIEMIKKVYANFGPRVEAARKLVGRPLTLSEKILYTHLWDEKTNTSYVRGTDYVDFAPDRVAMQDATAQMALLQFMQAGRPKVAVPSTVHCDHLITAKFGAEQDLPAANTESKEVFDFLASVSNKYGIGFWKPGAGIIHQVVLENYAFPGGMMIGTDSHTVNAGGLGMVAIGVGGADACDVMAGLPWELKFPKLIGVKLTGKLSGWSSPKDVILKVAGILTVKGGTGAIVEYFGEGATNMSCTGKGTICNMGAEIGATTSTFGYDESMERYLRATNRADVADAANAVKEHLTGDAEVYADPAKYFDQVIEIDLSTLEPYLNGPFTPDLATPISKMKEVALANGWPMKIDVGLIGSCTNSSYEDISRAVSVARQVAEKGLTAKSEYCINPGSEQIRFTIQRDGFMEVFKQIGAKVFTNACGPCIGMWDRVGSEKQEKNTIVHSFNRNFAKRADGNPNTFAFVGSPELVTALAIAGDLSFNPLTDTLTNANGEQVKLDEPTGFELPPRGFAVDDAGYQEPAADGSGVQILVSPTSHRLQLLDPFTPWEGKDLTGLRLLIKAKGKCTTDHISMAGPWLKFRGHLDNISNNMLIGAVNYFNDKTDTVKNLLTGEYGPVPATQRAYKADHIGTIVVGDENYGEGSSREHAAMEPRHLGVRAVLVKSFARIHETNLKKQGMLGLTFANKEDYDLIREDDVIDIVGLTTFTPDVPLTIVLNHADGTKEDFKVNHSYNAQQIDWFKAGGALNIIRKQVAQ
- a CDS encoding GH1 family beta-glucosidase, which encodes MIKASDFGDDFSWGVATAALQIEGAADMYGKGPSIWDNFAKRSGKIKKGHSPAMACDFYHRYHEDIALVKLLGFSVFRFSISWPRVLPFGKGIVNEEGIRFYHNVIDECLEQGITPYITLYHWDLPEALEEEGGWTAFSINTAFNAFVTLCARTYGDKVKNWIVLNEPFGFTSLGYMLGVHAPGKTGLTNFFSAVHHTAIAQADGGRILRAEVSGANIGTTYSCSEIIPYTQSDADILAASRVDCLMNRLFIEPALGMGYPGQDWEVMEKFAISHSTWRHTERLTFDFDFIGLQNYFPLTIKYNAFIPVVQAWEVKAKNRKKPHTAMGWEINGDSFYNIIKQFASYPSVKNLVITENGAAFNDKLTGGAIDDTERIEYFRLYLLAVLRAKKEGINITGYMAWTLLDNFEWAEGFNARFGLVHNDFKTQQRTIKSSGYWWQEFLGK